In Terriglobales bacterium, the genomic stretch CCGGTCCGGCTTCTTCCGCGCCGAAGCCGCGCCCGCCGAAGATACCGGAGAAGATGTCGCGGAAGCTGGTGCCGCCGCCCTTCTTGCCGGGTTCGGTGAGATCGGAGAAGTCGAAGCCGCCAAAATCGAAGTGGACGCCGCCCGGCCCCGCCTGGCCGCCGCCAAACCCCGGCCCGTGGCCGCCGCGAGCTGCGGCCTCGGCCGCCGCTGCGTCGATGTTGTCCGAGTAGAAGCCCAGCCGGTCGTAGACCTTGCGCTTCTTGGGATCGCTCAGGACGTCATTGGCTTCCGAGATCTGCTTGAACTTCTCTTCCGCAGCTTTGTTGCCGGGATTGAGGTCGGGATGGTACTTGCGGGCGAGTTTGCGGAAGGCTTTTCGGATGTCCTCGGCCGAAGCGCTCTTTTTCACGCCGAGGATTCCGTAATAGTCCTTGGTTGCAGTGGCCATGCTTTCGCCGCTTCTCGCACAAAATCAGCCACGGACCAACACGAATTGCACGAATCACTCAGCGCGGCGTCGGTGTTCGACTGCCCTGCTATCCGTGTTCATCCGTGTGAATCCGTGGCTGCGTTTACTTCTTTTCCTCCACGTCCACGTACTCGGCGTCGATGACGTCCTGCTCCTTCTTGCCGGCGGCGCCGTTGGTGGCCCCGGGTTCCGCGCCGGGCTGCGTGCCAGGCTGCGGTTGGGCGGCCTTGTACATCTGCTCGGCCAGCTTGTGCGAAGCCTGCGTGAGCCGCTGGCTGGCCGCGTCCAGAGCGGCTCGGTCGCTTCCGTCGAGCGCCTTCTTGGCCTCGGCTAGAGCCGCTTCTACGTTCTCCTTCTCCGAGCCGGAGATCTTGTCGCCGTGCTCCTTCAACATGCGCTCCACGTTGTAGACCAGGGCGTCGAGGTGGTTGCGGACCTCGATCTCCTCGCGCTTGGCGCGGTCTTCGCCGGCGTGCGCTTCCGCTTCCTTGGCCATGCGCTCCACTTCTTCCTTGCTCAGGCCGGAAGACGACGTGATGGTGATCTTCTGGTCCTTGCTGGTGGCCATGTCCTTGGCAGTCACGTTGAGGATGCCGTTGGCATCGATGTCGAACGTGACTTCGATCTGCGGCAGCCCGCGCGGGGCCGGCGGGATTCCCGTCAGGTGGAACTTGCCCAGCGTGCGGTTGTCCTTGGCCAGCGGCCGCTCGCCCTGAAGCACGTGGATCTCCACCGAGCTCTGGTTATCGGCGGCGGTGGAGAAGGTCTCCGTCTTCTTGGTCGGGATGGTGGTGTTGCGCGGGATCATGGGGGTGGCCACGCCGCCCTCCCACGGCCGGTGCGGATTGTGGGTCTCGATGGCCAGCGTGAGCGGAGTGACGTCGAGCAGCAGCAGGTCCTTCACATCGCCGGCCAGCACGCCCGCCTGTACGGCCGCGCCCACGGCCACGACCTCGTCCGGGTTCACGCCCTTATGAGGTTCACGGCCGAAGAGCTCCTTCACCAGCTTCTGGATACGCGGCATGCGGGTCTGGCCGCCCACCAGCACCACTTCGTCGATCTTCCCGGCATCGAGGCCGGCGTCCTTCAGCGCCTGCTGGCAGGGACCGACGGAGCGGTGGATGATGTCTTCCACCATCTGCTCCAGCTTAGCCCGCGTCAGCTTCTTCACCAGGTGCTTGGGACCGCTGGCATCGGCGGTGATGAAGGGAAGGTTGATCTCCGTTTCCAGGGTGGTGGAGAGTTCGATCTTGGCCTTTTCGGCGGCATCGCGTAGCCGCTGCAGCGCCATCTCGTTGCCCTTGGCGCGCAGATCCAGGCCCTCTTCCTTCTTGAACTCCTCCACCAGCCAGTCCACGATGCGCTGGTCGATATTGTCGCCGCCCAGGTGCGTGTCGCCGTTGGTGGCCTTCACCTCGATCACGCCTTCGCCCACTTCGAGGATGGAGATGTCGAAGGTACCGCCGCCGAAGTCGTAGACGGCAATGGTTTCGTCCTTCTTCTTGTCCAGGCCATAGGCCATGGCGGCGGCCGTGGGCTCGTTGACGATGCGCTTCACGTCCAGGCCCGCGATGCGCCCGGCGTCCTTGGTGGCCTGCCGCTGGGCGTCGTTGAAGTAGGCGGGCACCGTGATGACAGCCTCGGTGACTTTCTCACCCAGATAGTCTTCGGCCGCTTTCCTGAGCTTCTGCAGGATGAGCGCCGAGACCTCCGGCGGCGTGTGCTTCTTACCGTTGATCTCCACCGAAACGTGGTCGCCATCCTTCACGACCTTGAAGGGGACCATCTTCATCTCTTCGCTGACTTCGTCGTAGCGCCGCCCCATGAAGCGCTTGATGGAGTAAACGGTGTTCTCCGGGTTGGTGATAGCCTGGCGCTTCGCCACCTGTCCCACCAGCCGCTCGCCGGTCTTGGTAAAGCCCACCACCGAGGGTGTGGTGCGTCCTCCTTCTTCGTTGGCAATGACCTTGGGTTCGTTGCCCTCCATCACCGCCACGACCGAGTTGGTGGTTCCCAGGTCGATTCCTATGATCTTGCCCATGTTCTCAAGCCTCCGTGCAGTTCAGCAGGGCCACTGGCTCACCGGGCCTGCGTCGGCACAAACGATTCTTATTCATAATAAGATGTGAGTGAGATATTGTCAAGTTCTTGTAAGTCATTGTTAAATATACATGTTATAATCTATCTGTGTCGGTGATAGTCCGAGCCATTGAGAACACCTGAATCCCCTGGCAGGCCGGGTGATTCCGCGCTACACTTTGCGACCGTTCTTTCCGGAGGAGGCGACCCGATGGAGACGGCGAAGGAAGGGCGCATCTGGCAGGCGGCGGGCGCGGCCGCGGTCGTGGGAGGTGCCGCGTTCCTGGTGCGCGTGGTTCTGTTGTACGGCATGGCCTACGCCGATGCCTCGGCACTCTCGCTCGGCTTGGCGGCTTCGTTCATGATGCTGGCCGGGGTGGCGGCATTCGTCGGCGGTCGCGCTCTTTCCGCCATGGCAAGCGGCATCGGCTCGCGCGAGCTTTCCTTGTGGGGCGTTCTGGCCGTGGCCGGGCTCATCGGCGGTACAGCGACGGTGCTTTTTGCCTATCGGCAATCGATACGGGGGAGCATTCCTACGTTCGACGACCTGGCGGTCGCTCTTGCCGGCTCCTTCATTGTGATGGTGGGCATGATGGCGCTGCTGGGTCAGCGCATCATGAAACACGCCACGCGAAAGTAGACGGAATTGCCCGCTGCTTGTTGCAGCGGTCCTACTCCACCGTCACCGATTTGGCGAGGTTCCGCGGCTGGTCCACGTCGCATCCGCGGCGCACCGCGATGTGATACGCCAGCAGCTGCAGCGGTACCACTTCCAGTATGGGCGAGAGCAGTTCCGGCGCCGGCGGCACGTAGAAGGCGTGGTCCACGGACTCGCGGATCTCCTCATCGCCCTCGGTGGCGATGGCGATCACCGTGCCCGACCGCGCCTTCACTTCTTTCACGTTGGACATGGTCTTCTCGTAGCGCAGCACGGAGTCCGGATCGTTGCGGTCGCAGGTCGCGATGATGACCACCGGCAGCTTCTCGTCGATGAGCGCGTTGGGTCCGTGCTTCATCTCGCCCGCCGGATAGCCCTCGGCATGGATGTACGAGATCTCCTTGAGCTTGAGCGCGCCCTCGAGGGCGATGGGGTAGTGCACGCCACGACCCAGGAAGAGGAAGTCCTGCGCCCGCATGTACTCTTTGGCGAGGTCCTCGATTTCTTCGTCGCGAGCCAGGATGGACTCCAGCTTGCCGGGCATGCGCGTGAGATCGGTCAGCAGCGCACGCGCCTGGTCGGTGGAAACGGTTCCTCGCACCTCCGCCAGGTAGACGGCGAACAGAAACATCGCGGCCAGTTGTGCGGTGAACGCTTTGGTGGAAGCCACCCCGATCTCCGGCCCGGCGTGGGTGTAAATGGTTCCCGCAGCCTCGCGCGTCACCATGGAGCCCACTACATTGCAGATGGCCAGGGTCTTCGACCCTTTGGCCTTGGCTTCGCGCTGGGCGGCGATGGTATCCGCCGTCTCCCCCGACTGCGTAATGAGGATGGTCACCGTCTCCGGGCCGGTCAGCGGATCGCGGTAGCGATACTCGCTGGCGTAGTCCACTTCCACGGGGACCCGGGCCAGTCGCTCGATCATGAACTTGCCGGCCAGCGCCGCGTGCCAACTCGTTCCGCAGGCGGCGATATGCACCTTCTGGATGGCCCGAAACTCGGCCGGGGTGATCTCCATCTCCTCCAGGAACACCTTGCCGGTGTCGAGGGAAACACGGCCCAGCGTGGTATCCCGCACGGCCCGCGGCTGCTCGTAGATCTCCTTGAGCATGAAGTGCTTGAAGCCGCCCTTCTCCGCCATGATGGGGTCCCAGGTGATGTGCTGTACCTGGCGCACGATGGGCCGCCCGGAGAAGTCGCTCAACTGCACGCCTGCCGGGGTGATCACCGCCAGGTCGCCGTCGGCGAGGAAGAAGACGTCGCGTGTGTGATAGAGGATGGCGGGCACGTCCGAGGCCACGAAGTACTCGTCCTTGCCCAGCCCGATCACTGCCGGCGGGCCGTTGCGCGCGGCCACGATCTTGTTGGGCTCGTCGGCCGTGATGACCGCCAGCGCGAATACGCCCTGCAGCTCATTCACCGCCTTGCGCACGGCTTCCTCGAACGACGGCCGGTGGCCGTTGTGCGCCTTCATGTGTTTCTCTACCAGGTGGGCGATGACCTCGGTATCGGTCTCAGTGACGAACTTGTGCTGCTCCTCGATGAGCTTCTTCTTGAGCGAGAGGTAATTTTCGATGATGCCGTTGTGCACCACGACGATGCGTCCCGAGCAATCGCGGTGAGGATGGGCGTTCTCTTCGGTCGGGCGGCCGTGCGTAGCCCAGCGCGTGTGCCCGATGCCATAGGTGCCGTCCAGCGGCTTCAGGCGTATGGCTTCTTCCAGGTTCCGCAGCTTGCCTTCGGCGCGCCGCACTTCCAGCCCCGGTCCATTGCCGGCCACGGCG encodes the following:
- the dnaK gene encoding molecular chaperone DnaK; the encoded protein is MGKIIGIDLGTTNSVVAVMEGNEPKVIANEEGGRTTPSVVGFTKTGERLVGQVAKRQAITNPENTVYSIKRFMGRRYDEVSEEMKMVPFKVVKDGDHVSVEINGKKHTPPEVSALILQKLRKAAEDYLGEKVTEAVITVPAYFNDAQRQATKDAGRIAGLDVKRIVNEPTAAAMAYGLDKKKDETIAVYDFGGGTFDISILEVGEGVIEVKATNGDTHLGGDNIDQRIVDWLVEEFKKEEGLDLRAKGNEMALQRLRDAAEKAKIELSTTLETEINLPFITADASGPKHLVKKLTRAKLEQMVEDIIHRSVGPCQQALKDAGLDAGKIDEVVLVGGQTRMPRIQKLVKELFGREPHKGVNPDEVVAVGAAVQAGVLAGDVKDLLLLDVTPLTLAIETHNPHRPWEGGVATPMIPRNTTIPTKKTETFSTAADNQSSVEIHVLQGERPLAKDNRTLGKFHLTGIPPAPRGLPQIEVTFDIDANGILNVTAKDMATSKDQKITITSSSGLSKEEVERMAKEAEAHAGEDRAKREEIEVRNHLDALVYNVERMLKEHGDKISGSEKENVEAALAEAKKALDGSDRAALDAASQRLTQASHKLAEQMYKAAQPQPGTQPGAEPGATNGAAGKKEQDVIDAEYVDVEEKK
- the glmS gene encoding glutamine--fructose-6-phosphate transaminase (isomerizing), which gives rise to MCGIVGYVGKKRVVPVIIEGLKRLEYRGYDSAGIAVAGNGPGLEVRRAEGKLRNLEEAIRLKPLDGTYGIGHTRWATHGRPTEENAHPHRDCSGRIVVVHNGIIENYLSLKKKLIEEQHKFVTETDTEVIAHLVEKHMKAHNGHRPSFEEAVRKAVNELQGVFALAVITADEPNKIVAARNGPPAVIGLGKDEYFVASDVPAILYHTRDVFFLADGDLAVITPAGVQLSDFSGRPIVRQVQHITWDPIMAEKGGFKHFMLKEIYEQPRAVRDTTLGRVSLDTGKVFLEEMEITPAEFRAIQKVHIAACGTSWHAALAGKFMIERLARVPVEVDYASEYRYRDPLTGPETVTILITQSGETADTIAAQREAKAKGSKTLAICNVVGSMVTREAAGTIYTHAGPEIGVASTKAFTAQLAAMFLFAVYLAEVRGTVSTDQARALLTDLTRMPGKLESILARDEEIEDLAKEYMRAQDFLFLGRGVHYPIALEGALKLKEISYIHAEGYPAGEMKHGPNALIDEKLPVVIIATCDRNDPDSVLRYEKTMSNVKEVKARSGTVIAIATEGDEEIRESVDHAFYVPPAPELLSPILEVVPLQLLAYHIAVRRGCDVDQPRNLAKSVTVE